The following proteins are encoded in a genomic region of Streptomyces sp. SLBN-31:
- a CDS encoding polysaccharide lyase 8 family protein produces MRPTRRAVLLAAALCATTAPPARATAPDAYENLRLRWLDIALGTGYDPTAEPYASRLARTGELARAFRAAMTPTPTSLWPGYPYDPPAGITQSYSRLWTMTQAYVQQGTGSTGDPALLADVLRGLDHLSATVYNPSTTRYGNWWEWQIGSPRLLMDITATLYDLLGDARRQAACAAVDHFVPDAMLTDYSGTSTGANRVDLCRSVTLRGILGRADTKIALARDALSPVFPYVTHGDGLYADGSFVQHTWVAYSGTYGQVVLDGLGRLFSLLAGSPWEVTDPNRQIVLGGVEHAYAPLIHDGLVMDSVNGRAISRGYLKNDDLHVMRGDHFHGQNLIAAIALLTGGASAAESARWSSYVKGWIERDTVAPILTAPQFDVADLARLHAVADSPVPAAPEPVGHRLFPAMDRAVHRRPAFTANISMCSDRITYYECGNGENPRGWHTGAGMLSWWAAGRPADQYTDWYWPTVDPYRLPGTTVSTLRLPDRAGGEWGAPKPDVRWVGGTTDGEYAAVGQHLKGLGSTLRARKSWFCLADAVICLGAGIGCADGVPVETVVDNRNLGEGGTQEFVRGPGWAHLEGHGGWVVPRGDLRTLREDRTGAWSDINATSTGERATRRWQTLWLDHGTDPEDASYLYVLMPGASRHAVAARAADRHWLTLLANDAGRQAVHVPSLGVTAANFWQPGTAGPLTASASASVLLRRRGRTATLCVSEPTRTGEPLEITWDHPVRGVIGADDSVRVLVTGRRATLRITPGVSCATHRCELTLG; encoded by the coding sequence ATGAGACCCACCCGTCGCGCCGTCCTGCTGGCCGCCGCCTTATGCGCCACGACCGCGCCCCCCGCCCGCGCCACCGCCCCGGACGCCTACGAGAACCTCCGCCTGCGCTGGCTCGACATCGCCCTCGGCACCGGCTACGACCCCACCGCCGAGCCGTACGCTTCCCGCCTCGCCCGGACCGGCGAACTGGCCCGCGCCTTCCGGGCCGCCATGACCCCCACCCCCACCTCCCTGTGGCCCGGCTACCCCTACGACCCGCCCGCCGGCATCACCCAGAGCTACAGCCGCCTGTGGACCATGACCCAGGCCTACGTCCAGCAGGGCACCGGCTCCACCGGCGACCCGGCCCTCCTCGCGGACGTCCTGCGCGGCCTCGACCACCTCTCCGCCACCGTCTACAACCCCTCCACCACCCGCTACGGCAACTGGTGGGAGTGGCAGATCGGCAGCCCGCGGCTGCTGATGGACATCACCGCCACCCTCTACGACCTGCTCGGCGACGCCCGGCGGCAGGCGGCCTGCGCGGCCGTGGACCACTTCGTCCCCGACGCGATGCTGACCGACTACTCCGGCACCTCCACCGGCGCCAACCGCGTCGACCTGTGCCGCTCGGTCACCCTGCGCGGCATCCTCGGCCGAGCGGACACGAAGATCGCCCTCGCCCGGGACGCCCTCTCCCCGGTCTTCCCCTACGTCACCCACGGCGACGGGCTCTACGCCGACGGGTCCTTCGTCCAGCACACCTGGGTCGCCTACTCGGGGACGTACGGCCAGGTCGTGCTCGACGGCCTGGGCCGCCTGTTCAGCCTGCTGGCCGGATCCCCCTGGGAGGTCACCGACCCGAACCGGCAGATCGTCCTCGGCGGCGTCGAGCACGCCTACGCGCCGCTCATCCACGACGGGTTGGTGATGGACAGCGTCAACGGCCGTGCCATCAGCCGTGGTTACCTCAAGAACGACGACCTGCACGTGATGCGCGGCGACCACTTCCACGGCCAGAACCTCATCGCCGCCATCGCCCTGCTGACGGGCGGCGCGAGCGCGGCGGAGAGCGCCCGCTGGTCGTCGTACGTCAAGGGGTGGATCGAACGGGACACGGTGGCACCGATCCTGACGGCGCCTCAGTTCGACGTGGCCGACCTGGCCCGGCTGCACGCCGTCGCCGACTCACCGGTCCCGGCCGCCCCCGAACCCGTGGGGCACCGCCTCTTCCCGGCCATGGACCGCGCTGTCCACCGCCGACCCGCGTTCACCGCGAACATCTCCATGTGCAGCGACCGCATCACGTACTACGAGTGCGGCAACGGCGAGAACCCGCGCGGCTGGCACACCGGCGCCGGCATGCTCTCCTGGTGGGCCGCCGGACGGCCCGCCGACCAGTACACCGACTGGTACTGGCCCACCGTCGACCCCTACCGGCTCCCCGGCACCACCGTCTCCACGCTCCGCCTGCCCGACCGCGCCGGCGGCGAGTGGGGCGCTCCCAAGCCGGACGTCCGCTGGGTGGGCGGCACCACCGACGGCGAGTACGCGGCCGTCGGCCAGCACCTCAAGGGCCTCGGCTCCACGCTGCGGGCCCGCAAGTCGTGGTTCTGTCTGGCGGACGCGGTGATCTGCCTGGGCGCCGGCATCGGCTGCGCCGACGGCGTCCCCGTGGAGACCGTCGTCGACAACCGGAACCTGGGGGAGGGTGGCACGCAGGAGTTCGTACGGGGACCAGGCTGGGCCCACCTGGAGGGGCACGGCGGCTGGGTGGTCCCACGCGGCGACCTGCGCACGCTGCGCGAGGACCGCACCGGCGCCTGGTCCGACATCAACGCCACCAGTACCGGCGAGCGGGCCACCCGCCGCTGGCAGACCCTCTGGCTCGACCACGGCACCGACCCGGAGGACGCCTCCTACCTCTACGTCCTCATGCCCGGCGCCTCCCGGCACGCGGTCGCGGCCCGCGCCGCCGACCGGCACTGGCTGACCCTCCTCGCCAACGACGCCGGCCGCCAGGCCGTCCACGTCCCCTCCCTCGGCGTGACGGCCGCCAACTTCTGGCAGCCCGGCACGGCGGGGCCCCTGACCGCCTCCGCGTCCGCGAGCGTCCTCCTGCGCCGGCGCGGCCGCACCGCTACCCTCTGCGTGAGCGAGCCCACCCGAACGGGCGAACCGCTGGAGATCACCTGGGATCATCCGGTGCGCGGGGTGATCGGGGCCGACGATTCCGTCCGGGTGCTGGTGACGGGCCGCCGTGCGACCCTCCGCATTACCCCGGGCGTGTCATGTGCGACGCACCGATGTGAGCTGACTCTCGGTTGA
- a CDS encoding acyl-CoA carboxylase subunit beta → MTVLDEAPGESTGEPTDARGRVAELHEIRAQALAGPSEKATQAQHAKGKLTARERIELLLDAGSFQEVEQLRRHRATGFGLEAKKPHTDGVITGWGTVEGRTVFVYAHDFRIFGGALGEAHATKIHKIMDMAIAAGAPLVSLNDGAGARIQEGVSALAGYGGIFQRNTKASGVIPQISVMLGPCAGGAAYSPALTDFVFMVRETSQMFITGPDVVKAVTGEEITQNGLGGADVHAETSGVCHFAYDDEETCIAEVRYLLSLLPQNNRENPPRAESADAVDRRSDVLLDLVPADGNRPYDMAKVIEEIVDDGEYLEVHERWARNIICALGRLDGQVVGIVANQPQVLAGVLDIEASEKAARFVQMCDAFNIPIVTFLDVPGFLPGVDQEHGGIIRHGAKLLYAYCNATVPRISLILRKAYGGAYIVMDSQSIGADLTYAWPTNEIAVMGAEGAANVIFRRQIAGAEDPEAMRARMVKEYKSELMHPYYAAERGLVDDVIDPTETREILIRSLAMLQTKHADLPSRKHGNPPQ, encoded by the coding sequence ATGACCGTTTTGGATGAGGCGCCGGGTGAGTCGACGGGTGAGCCGACGGACGCGCGTGGACGGGTGGCCGAGCTGCACGAGATCCGTGCGCAGGCACTGGCCGGACCGAGCGAGAAGGCGACCCAGGCGCAGCACGCCAAGGGAAAGCTGACCGCCCGGGAGCGCATCGAGCTGCTGCTGGACGCCGGTTCCTTCCAGGAGGTCGAGCAGCTGCGCCGGCACCGCGCCACCGGCTTCGGCCTGGAGGCGAAGAAGCCGCACACCGACGGTGTCATCACCGGCTGGGGCACGGTCGAGGGCCGCACCGTCTTCGTCTACGCCCACGACTTCCGCATCTTCGGCGGCGCTTTGGGCGAGGCCCACGCCACGAAGATCCACAAGATCATGGACATGGCCATCGCGGCCGGTGCCCCGCTGGTCTCCCTCAACGACGGCGCCGGCGCCCGCATCCAGGAGGGCGTCTCGGCGCTGGCCGGCTACGGCGGCATCTTCCAGCGCAACACCAAGGCGAGCGGGGTCATCCCGCAGATCTCCGTGATGCTCGGCCCGTGCGCGGGCGGCGCGGCCTACAGCCCCGCCCTGACCGACTTCGTGTTCATGGTCCGCGAGACCTCGCAGATGTTCATCACCGGCCCCGACGTCGTCAAGGCCGTCACGGGTGAGGAGATCACCCAGAACGGCCTGGGCGGCGCCGACGTGCACGCGGAGACCTCCGGCGTCTGTCACTTCGCCTACGACGACGAGGAGACCTGCATCGCGGAGGTCCGCTACCTCCTGTCGCTCCTCCCGCAGAACAACCGGGAGAACCCCCCGCGGGCGGAGAGCGCGGACGCGGTCGACCGCCGCAGCGACGTCCTGCTCGACCTGGTCCCGGCGGACGGCAACCGCCCGTACGACATGGCCAAGGTCATCGAGGAGATCGTCGACGACGGTGAGTACCTGGAGGTCCACGAGCGCTGGGCGCGCAACATCATCTGCGCCCTGGGCCGCCTCGACGGCCAGGTCGTCGGCATCGTCGCCAACCAGCCGCAGGTCCTCGCCGGTGTACTGGACATCGAGGCGTCGGAAAAAGCTGCGCGCTTTGTCCAGATGTGTGACGCTTTCAATATCCCGATCGTCACGTTCCTGGACGTCCCCGGGTTCCTTCCCGGCGTCGACCAGGAGCACGGCGGAATCATCCGCCACGGCGCCAAGCTGCTCTACGCCTACTGCAACGCCACCGTCCCGCGGATCTCCCTGATCCTGCGCAAGGCCTACGGCGGTGCCTACATCGTCATGGACAGCCAGTCCATCGGCGCCGACCTCACCTACGCCTGGCCGACGAACGAGATCGCCGTCATGGGAGCGGAAGGCGCCGCGAACGTCATCTTCCGCCGTCAGATCGCCGGTGCCGAGGACCCCGAGGCCATGCGGGCCCGCATGGTCAAGGAGTACAAGTCCGAGCTGATGCACCCCTACTACGCGGCCGAGCGCGGCCTGGTCGACGACGTCATCGACCCGACCGAGACCCGCGAGATCCTCATCCGCTCCCTCGCCATGCTGCAGACCAAGCACGCCGACCTGCCCTCCCGCAAGCACGGCAACCCCCCGCAGTAA
- a CDS encoding roadblock/LC7 domain-containing protein, whose translation MSQAAQNLNWLITNFVDNTPGVSHTVVVSADGLLLAMSEGFPRDRADQLAAVASGLTSLTAGASRIFEGGSVNQTVVEMERGFLFIMSISDGSSLAVLAHPEADIGLIGYEMALLVDRAGTVLTPDLRAELQGSLLN comes from the coding sequence ATGAGCCAGGCGGCACAGAACCTGAACTGGTTGATCACCAACTTCGTGGACAACACCCCGGGGGTGTCCCACACGGTGGTGGTCTCCGCCGACGGACTCCTTCTGGCGATGTCCGAAGGGTTTCCGCGCGACCGCGCCGACCAGCTGGCGGCCGTCGCCTCCGGTCTGACGTCGTTGACCGCCGGAGCCTCGCGGATCTTCGAGGGTGGCAGCGTGAACCAGACGGTTGTGGAGATGGAGCGGGGATTCCTGTTCATCATGTCCATCTCCGACGGTTCCTCGCTCGCCGTCCTCGCACATCCGGAGGCGGACATCGGCCTCATCGGGTACGAGATGGCGCTTCTGGTGGACCGTGCCGGTACGGTCCTGACACCCGATCTGCGGGCCGAGCTCCAGGGCAGCCTGCTCAACTGA
- a CDS encoding nitrate- and nitrite sensing domain-containing protein: protein MRRSKNGPEPSARGNFTPPPRGAASAPVPVSEPTAAPAPSGGRFSPRNWRVPTRLNAILLIPVAVGLVMGGFQVKNSIDTWQDAQDAENTARLVAAALTYSNAILVERDTTAAPLLKGKSQTAADKALVAKLRKQTDQAADEFDAAARNMPDRPNLVRRLERFRKVEPELATIRAKAYTSKFKGVQTEETYVDIEHPLLEFSNELGLGTGNITSYGRSVYAIALAKGALSLDRAIGMHLLVNPGPKDTDLARQRTALTSYAYLEGIALQEYQAGGTDEDLAKLKTAENQIKVDGATMVKQAAAQAAAQNQKYVPPPAKPTDMIAGMSQLQTTAPAAREALAAEGISAQNWWGLTTLKFDAYRKLEKDKADTAVSEASTIADNAKRDALITGAIVIVALLLAFILAGAVARQMSRSMRQLRNAAFGIAEQRLPMLVDQLSRTDPGRVDTRVAPIPIHTKDEIGEVARAFDQVHREAVRLASEQALLRGNINAIFTNLSRRNQSLIEGQLTLITDLENNEADPDQLENLFRLDHLATRMRRNGENLLVLAGEEPGRRWDQPVPLVDVLRAASSEVEQYERIELSGVPEAEIHGRAVTDLVHLLAELLENATTFSSPQTKVRVTATRLPDGRIMIEIHDKGIGLTAEDFADINHKLANPPTVDAAISQRMGLFVVGRLSDRHGIRVQLRPSGEQAGTTSLVMLPDAITHGGGGEQQMQRDEFTVSQIIPEQSFQGEDFSQPMRTAAELGFDDTRYSEVPDDIRELDPVGRSLMREERRAAMEAQQSPDQQGQEAAAETSSYADAFDAQPAYDNGFPEQQTGSFDPRPAYEEQQQNPYEEQAAPAYEETAQQPSYQDPYFAQNGSLPQNDTFSSNGGYPEPGYAEPAQEEPSVAHAAAPETYSAFEQRRYQDDWPQQDGYQNGYPDQYAPEAEPAQAADVSERDRVGFERPGPAPSAAHQLTDAGLPRRGSFASGTNGSNGTRHAHQETSAPASAPASDGNGSGDWRSANDQRWQQASQLKKPKAGGVTSSGLPRRIPKANLVDGAAEPTPQGGPQVSRAPEDVRGRLSNLRRGVQRARTAGGETNGQGFGPDSTYNQER, encoded by the coding sequence GTGAGGCGAAGCAAGAACGGTCCCGAGCCGTCGGCCCGGGGCAACTTCACCCCGCCGCCGCGCGGAGCGGCGTCCGCCCCTGTGCCCGTATCCGAGCCCACGGCCGCGCCCGCTCCGAGCGGCGGCCGTTTCTCCCCTCGCAACTGGCGGGTGCCCACCCGGCTGAACGCGATCCTGCTCATACCCGTGGCCGTCGGCCTGGTCATGGGCGGCTTCCAGGTGAAGAACTCGATCGACACCTGGCAGGACGCGCAGGACGCGGAGAACACCGCCCGTCTGGTGGCGGCCGCCCTCACCTACAGCAACGCGATCCTCGTCGAGCGTGACACCACCGCCGCGCCGCTGCTGAAGGGCAAGAGCCAGACCGCGGCCGACAAGGCCCTGGTCGCCAAGCTCCGCAAGCAGACCGACCAGGCCGCCGACGAATTCGACGCCGCAGCCCGCAACATGCCGGACCGGCCCAACCTGGTCCGCCGCCTGGAGCGCTTCCGCAAGGTCGAGCCGGAGCTGGCGACGATCCGGGCGAAGGCCTACACCTCCAAGTTCAAGGGGGTGCAGACCGAAGAGACCTACGTCGACATCGAGCACCCGCTGCTGGAGTTCTCCAACGAGCTCGGCCTCGGCACCGGCAACATCACCAGTTACGGCCGCTCGGTCTACGCCATCGCCCTCGCCAAGGGCGCGCTCTCCCTCGACCGCGCCATCGGCATGCACCTGCTGGTCAACCCCGGTCCCAAGGACACCGACCTGGCGCGCCAGCGCACCGCCCTGACCTCGTACGCCTACCTGGAGGGCATCGCCCTGCAGGAGTACCAGGCCGGCGGCACCGACGAGGACCTCGCCAAGCTCAAGACGGCCGAGAACCAGATCAAGGTCGACGGCGCGACGATGGTCAAGCAGGCCGCCGCGCAGGCGGCCGCCCAGAACCAGAAGTACGTGCCGCCGCCGGCCAAGCCCACCGACATGATCGCCGGGATGTCCCAGCTGCAGACGACGGCTCCGGCCGCCCGTGAGGCGCTGGCCGCGGAGGGCATCAGCGCGCAGAACTGGTGGGGTCTGACGACCCTCAAGTTCGACGCGTACCGCAAGCTGGAGAAGGACAAGGCCGACACCGCGGTGAGCGAGGCGTCGACCATCGCCGACAACGCCAAGCGGGACGCGCTGATCACCGGCGCCATCGTCATCGTCGCCCTGCTGCTCGCGTTCATCCTGGCCGGTGCCGTCGCCCGGCAGATGTCCCGCTCGATGCGCCAGCTGCGCAACGCCGCCTTCGGCATCGCCGAGCAGCGCCTGCCGATGCTGGTCGACCAGCTCTCCCGCACCGACCCCGGCCGGGTCGACACCCGGGTCGCCCCGATCCCGATCCACACCAAGGACGAGATCGGTGAGGTCGCCCGCGCCTTCGACCAGGTCCACCGCGAGGCCGTCCGGCTCGCCTCCGAGCAGGCCCTGCTGCGGGGCAACATCAACGCGATCTTCACCAACCTCTCCCGGCGCAACCAGTCGCTGATCGAGGGCCAGCTGACCCTGATCACCGACCTGGAGAACAACGAGGCCGACCCGGACCAGCTGGAGAACCTCTTCCGCCTGGACCACCTCGCGACCCGTATGCGCCGCAACGGCGAGAACCTCCTGGTCCTCGCCGGCGAGGAGCCCGGCCGCCGCTGGGACCAGCCGGTCCCGCTGGTCGACGTGCTGCGCGCCGCCTCCTCCGAGGTGGAGCAGTACGAGCGCATCGAGTTGTCGGGCGTCCCGGAGGCCGAGATCCATGGCCGTGCCGTGACCGACCTCGTCCACCTGCTCGCCGAGCTGCTGGAGAACGCCACCACGTTCTCCTCCCCGCAGACCAAGGTCCGCGTCACCGCGACCCGTCTCCCCGACGGCCGCATCATGATCGAGATCCACGACAAGGGCATCGGCCTGACCGCCGAGGACTTCGCGGACATCAACCACAAGCTGGCCAACCCGCCGACCGTGGACGCCGCGATCTCGCAGCGCATGGGCCTGTTCGTGGTCGGCCGCCTGTCCGACCGGCACGGCATCCGCGTCCAGCTGCGTCCCTCCGGCGAGCAGGCGGGCACCACCTCGCTGGTCATGCTGCCGGACGCGATCACCCACGGTGGTGGTGGCGAGCAGCAGATGCAGCGCGACGAGTTCACCGTCTCGCAGATCATCCCGGAGCAGAGCTTCCAGGGTGAGGACTTCAGCCAGCCGATGCGCACGGCGGCGGAGCTCGGCTTCGACGACACCCGCTACTCCGAGGTCCCGGACGACATCCGCGAGCTCGACCCGGTCGGCCGCTCGCTGATGCGCGAGGAGCGCCGCGCGGCCATGGAGGCCCAGCAGTCGCCGGACCAGCAGGGGCAGGAGGCGGCCGCCGAGACCTCGTCGTACGCGGACGCCTTCGACGCGCAGCCGGCCTACGACAACGGCTTCCCCGAGCAGCAGACGGGTTCCTTCGACCCCCGCCCGGCGTACGAGGAGCAGCAGCAGAACCCGTACGAGGAGCAGGCCGCTCCGGCATACGAGGAGACCGCCCAGCAGCCGTCGTACCAGGACCCGTACTTCGCGCAGAACGGCTCCCTGCCGCAGAACGACACCTTCTCGTCGAACGGCGGCTACCCCGAGCCCGGCTATGCGGAGCCGGCGCAGGAGGAGCCCTCGGTCGCCCACGCCGCCGCCCCGGAGACCTACTCGGCCTTCGAGCAGCGCCGCTACCAGGACGACTGGCCGCAGCAGGACGGCTACCAGAACGGCTACCCGGACCAGTACGCTCCGGAAGCGGAACCTGCACAGGCCGCTGACGTGAGTGAGCGCGACCGCGTAGGCTTCGAGCGTCCGGGACCGGCTCCTTCCGCCGCCCACCAGCTGACCGACGCCGGGCTGCCCCGCCGCGGATCCTTCGCGAGCGGTACGAACGGCTCGAACGGCACGCGGCACGCGCACCAGGAGACGTCGGCTCCGGCATCGGCTCCGGCTTCGGACGGCAACGGCTCCGGCGACTGGCGCTCGGCGAACGACCAGCGCTGGCAGCAGGCTTCGCAGCTGAAGAAGCCCAAGGCAGGCGGGGTCACCTCCTCCGGCCTGCCGCGGCGGATACCGAAGGCCAACCTGGTCGACGGGGCCGCCGAGCCCACCCCCCAGGGAGGCCCACAGGTCTCCCGAGCCCCGGAGGACGTCCGGGGACGACTGAGCAACCTGCGGCGCGGCGTCCAGCGGGCCCGCACCGCAGGCGGAGAAACGAACGGCCAGGGCTTCGGTCCTGACAGCACCTACAACCAGGAGCGTTAG
- a CDS encoding DUF742 domain-containing protein yields MATPPGGSNTGNWSYGPAQGQGDGSQNPNRYNFPSAPNQRRHQPYAPQGPQGPGPSPYDQPPAPRIQPVQPQRRSPEPAPAGASNNPLVRPYAMTGGRTRPRYQLAIEALVHTTAQPHQMQGQLPEHQRICNLCREIKSVAEISALLTIPLGVARILVADLAEAGLVAIHQPGGDENAGGQPDVTLLERVLSGLRKL; encoded by the coding sequence GTGGCAACACCACCAGGCGGTTCGAATACGGGCAACTGGTCGTACGGCCCTGCCCAGGGCCAGGGCGACGGTTCCCAGAACCCGAACCGTTACAACTTCCCCTCCGCACCGAACCAGCGGCGTCACCAGCCGTACGCGCCCCAGGGCCCCCAGGGTCCCGGGCCGTCGCCGTACGACCAGCCGCCCGCTCCCCGCATCCAGCCCGTGCAGCCGCAGCGACGCTCCCCCGAGCCGGCGCCCGCGGGGGCGTCGAACAACCCGTTGGTGCGTCCGTACGCCATGACCGGCGGCCGGACGCGCCCGCGCTACCAGCTCGCCATCGAGGCGCTGGTGCACACCACCGCGCAGCCGCACCAGATGCAGGGCCAGCTGCCCGAGCATCAGCGGATCTGCAACCTCTGCCGGGAAATCAAGTCGGTGGCCGAGATCTCGGCCCTGCTCACGATCCCTCTCGGCGTGGCCAGGATCCTCGTCGCCGACTTGGCGGAGGCAGGACTGGTCGCCATTCATCAGCCCGGCGGCGACGAGAACGCCGGCGGCCAGCCAGACGTGACACTGCTCGAAAGGGTGCTCAGTGGACTTCGCAAGCTCTAG
- a CDS encoding DUF742 domain-containing protein, giving the protein MTPPTASHDPYAEPYEDEGDQPLVRPYAMTGGRTRPRYQLAIEALISTTADPAALMGLLPEHQRICHLCREVKSVAEVSALLAMPLGVARILVADLAEAGLVAIHQPGGDETTGAPDVTLLERVLSGLRKL; this is encoded by the coding sequence ATCCGTACGCGGAGCCGTACGAGGATGAGGGCGACCAGCCGCTGGTACGTCCTTACGCGATGACCGGTGGCCGGACCCGGCCGCGCTATCAGCTCGCCATAGAGGCACTGATCAGCACCACGGCCGACCCGGCAGCACTCATGGGGCTGCTCCCGGAGCACCAGCGCATCTGCCACCTGTGCCGTGAGGTCAAGTCGGTGGCCGAGGTGTCGGCACTCCTCGCCATGCCGCTGGGTGTGGCCCGGATTCTCGTCGCGGACCTGGCCGAGGCCGGGCTCGTCGCCATCCACCAGCCGGGTGGCGACGAGACGACCGGTGCACCGGACGTGACCCTGCTCGAAAGGGTGCTCAGTGGACTTCGCAAGCTCTGA
- a CDS encoding acyl-CoA carboxylase subunit epsilon yields the protein MSTPDIRVEKGHADPEEVAAITAVLLARAAAQPAAEPAHRGRPKAGWRRLERENGFRAPHSWR from the coding sequence ATGAGCACCCCTGACATCCGCGTCGAGAAGGGCCACGCCGACCCCGAGGAAGTGGCCGCCATCACTGCCGTCCTCCTCGCCCGCGCGGCCGCCCAGCCCGCCGCCGAGCCGGCCCACCGCGGTCGCCCGAAGGCCGGCTGGCGCCGCCTGGAGCGCGAGAACGGCTTCCGCGCCCCGCACAGCTGGCGCTGA
- a CDS encoding ATP/GTP-binding protein has product MDFASSDGGRATTSAKIVVAGGFGVGKTTFVGAVSEINPLRTEAVMTSASAGIDDLTHTGDKTTTTVAMDFGRITLDQDLILYLFGTPGQDRFWFMWDDLVRGAIGAVVLVDTRRLADCFPAVDYFENSGLPFVVALNGFDGHQPYAPEEVREALQIGPDTPIITTDARHRADAKSALITLVEHALMARLR; this is encoded by the coding sequence GTGGACTTCGCAAGCTCTGACGGAGGTAGGGCGACCACCTCCGCGAAGATCGTCGTGGCGGGAGGGTTCGGCGTCGGCAAGACCACGTTCGTGGGTGCCGTCTCCGAGATCAACCCGCTGCGCACCGAGGCCGTCATGACGTCCGCGTCCGCGGGCATCGACGACCTCACGCACACCGGGGACAAGACCACCACCACGGTGGCCATGGACTTCGGACGTATCACGCTCGACCAGGACCTGATCCTGTATCTGTTCGGCACGCCCGGCCAGGACCGCTTCTGGTTCATGTGGGACGACCTGGTCCGTGGCGCGATCGGCGCGGTGGTGCTCGTGGACACCCGGCGCCTGGCCGACTGCTTCCCGGCGGTCGACTACTTCGAGAACAGCGGTCTGCCCTTCGTGGTCGCCCTCAACGGCTTCGACGGGCACCAGCCGTACGCCCCCGAGGAGGTTCGGGAAGCGCTGCAGATCGGCCCGGACACGCCGATCATCACGACGGACGCCCGCCACCGCGCGGATGCCAAGAGTGCGCTGATCACGCTGGTCGAGCACGCGCTCATGGCACGGCTGCGATAG
- a CDS encoding ATP/GTP-binding protein has product MDFASSSGGPSRSTTSAKIVVAGGFGVGKTTFVGAVSEINPLRTEAVMTSASAGIDDLTHTGDKTTTTVAMDFGRITLDQDLILYLFGTPGQDRFWFMWDDLVRGAIGAIVLVDTRRLADCFPAVDYFENSGLPFVIALNGFDGNQPYNPDEVREALQIGPDTPIITTDARHRADAKSALITLVEHALMARLR; this is encoded by the coding sequence GTGGACTTCGCAAGCTCTAGCGGCGGTCCTTCCCGCTCCACCACCTCGGCGAAGATCGTGGTGGCGGGTGGCTTCGGCGTGGGCAAGACCACGTTCGTCGGGGCCGTTTCGGAGATCAACCCGCTGCGCACAGAGGCCGTCATGACGTCCGCTTCGGCAGGCATCGACGACCTCACCCACACCGGAGACAAGACGACCACCACGGTCGCCATGGACTTCGGCCGCATCACCCTGGACCAGGACCTGATCCTGTACCTCTTCGGTACGCCGGGCCAGGACCGCTTCTGGTTCATGTGGGACGACCTGGTGCGCGGCGCGATCGGCGCCATCGTGCTGGTCGACACCCGGCGCCTGGCCGACTGCTTCCCGGCGGTCGACTACTTCGAGAACTCGGGTCTGCCGTTCGTGATCGCCCTCAACGGCTTCGACGGCAACCAGCCGTACAACCCCGACGAGGTCCGCGAGGCCCTGCAGATCGGTCCCGACACCCCGATCATCACGACGGACGCGCGGCATCGGGCGGACGCGAAGTCGGCGCTGATCACTCTGGTCGAGCACGCGCTGATGGCTCGCCTGCGGTAG